One segment of Strix aluco isolate bStrAlu1 chromosome 4, bStrAlu1.hap1, whole genome shotgun sequence DNA contains the following:
- the LOC141921999 gene encoding homeobox protein SIX4-like, with translation MGGRGRASRLRCHIVLQRGWESRWGEPRRGARLHYFAIAAIFNGYCVAGRKPDRLGAGREQQEEEERTFQRDRKGGEEEKGTGGREKKKKKKKKRKTNRNMSSASPTDKITSAVEIKQENVMEILSEASKVPPDGAAAGALNPAPPPPPAAAPFPMEHAGSTAAAEEGAADQVLLHTELLARNHHAASSPSSTSSSSSSSSSSSQTPLAFSPDHVACVCEALQQGGNLDRLARFLWSLPPSDLLRGNESLMKARALVAFHQGIYAELYSILESHNFDSSNHPLLQELWYKARYTEAERARGRPLGAVDKYRLRRKYPLPRTIWDGEETVYCFKEKSRNALKEFYKLNRYPSPAAKRNLAKITGLSLTQVSNWFKNRRQRDRNPSETQSKSESDGNPSTEDESSKGQEDLSPHPLPSSSDSVTSLSLPGHTEPVYMQQLGNTKIALSSSGVLLNGNLVPASTSPVFLNGSSFLQGPNGVILNGLSVGASQTVTLNSPKTTSSVVSNGVSITDILSSSSEDVKDFKLLQASVPNATAATFSPSNIPVSFPGLIPSSEVKRESVQTAASQDGGSVVTFTAPVQINQYGIVQIPNSGTNGQLLNGSIGFSSLQLPPVSVAASQGNVSVNPSTSDGGTFTTESSTVQQGKVFFSPLAPSAVVYTVPNSGQAVGSVKQEGLERSLVFSQLMPVSQNTQLNVNMSSENISSGGLQSLASSLVNVTPSHNFCLTPTLLNAAELNSGISESQSMSSPVTSTSTVISISNTNYATLQNCSLITSQDLLSISTAQPALGEIISTSGDRVSHPSAQVHQDFVREHRLVLQAVPDVKENFLPNSESKSTGNLMMLDSKSKYVMSNMVDTVCEELETDKKELAKLQTVQMDEDMQDL, from the exons ATGGGCGGGCGCGGCCGGGCCAGCAGGCTGCGGTGCCATATAGTATTGCAGCGGGGCTGGGAGTCACGTTGGGGGGAGCCGCGGAGAGGAGCCCGTTTACACTACTTTGCTATAGCAGCTATCTTTAATGGTTATTGCGTGGCCGGGAGGAAACCTGATCGGCTAGGAGCCGGccgagagcagcaggaggaggaggagcggacTTTCCAGAGAGATaggaaggggggagaggaggagaaggggacggggggaagggaaaaaaaaaaaaagaaaaaaaaaaaaaggaaaacaaaccgaAACATGTCTTCTGCCTCCCCCACGGACAAGATCACGAGCGCGGTGGAGATCAAGCAGGAAAATGTGATGGAAATCCTCTCTGAAGCCAGCAAGGTGCCCCCCGAcggggccgcggcgggagccCTCaaccccgcgccgccgccccctcccgccgccgccccgttCCCCATGGAGCACGCAGGCTCCACCGCCGCCGCGGAGGAGGGAGCCGCGGACCAGGTACTGCTCCACACGGAACTCCTGGCCAGGAATCACCAcgctgcctcctctccctcctccacctcttcttcttcctcctcctcctcctcctcctcgcagacCCCCCTGGCTTTCTCCCCGGACCACGTCGCCTGCGTGTGCGAGGCGCTGCAGCAAGGTGGGAACCTGGACCGCCTGGCCAGGTTCCTCTGGTCTTTGCCCCCGAGCGATCTGCTACGTGGCAACGAGAGCCTGATGAAAGCCCGGGCGCTGGTGGCTTTCCACCAGGGCATCTACGCCGAGCTCTACAGCATCCTGGAGAGCCACAACTTCGACTCCTCCAACCACccgctgctgcaggagctctggtACAAGGCTCGTTACACCGAGGCGGAGCGAGCCCGGGGCAGACCCCTGGGGGCGGTGGACAAGTACAGGCTGCGGAGGAAATATCCTCTGCCCAGGACGATCTGGGACGGCGAGGAGACGGTCTACTGCTTCAAGGAGAAGTCCCGCAACGCGCTGAAGGAGTTTTACAAGCTGAACCGGTACCCCTCGCCGGCCGCGAAGCGCAACCTGGCCAAGATCACCGGACTGTCCCTCACCCAGGTCAGCAACTGGTTCAAGAACCGCAGGCAGCGGGACCGCAACCCTTCCGAGACCCAGTCCAAAAG CGAGTCAGATGGCAACCCTAGCACAGAAGATGAATCCAGTAAGGGACAGGAGGATTTATCTCCCCACCCGCTCCCCAGCTCATCCGACAGCGTTACCAGCCTCAGCCTTCCCGGCCACACGGAACCCGTCTACATGCAGCAGCTCGGAAACACTAAAATAGCCTTGAGTTCATCTGGCGTCTTGTTGAATGGAAACCTCGTGCCTGCCAGTACCTCTCCCGTCTTTCTCAATGGTAGCTCTTTTCTTCAGGGACCCAACGGTGTCATTCTCAATGGACTCAGCGTGGGGGCTTCGCAGACGGTTACCTTAAATTCGCCCAAAACCACGTCAAGCGTTGTGAGCAACGGGGTGTCCATTACTGACATACTGTCGTCTTCGTCAGAAGATGTTAAGGACTTCAAACTCCTTCAGGCTTCGGTCCCCAATGCCACGGCAGCCACCTTCAGCCCCAGTAACATCCCGGTCTCGTTCCCGGGATTGATACCAAGCTCAGAGGTGAAAAGGGAAAGCGTACAAACTGCTGCTTCCCAAGATGGAGGCTCTGTAGTTACTTTTACTGCTCCTGTCCAAATAAACCAGTATGGCATTGTCCAGATCCCCAATTCAGGAACAAATGGCCAGCTGCTGAACGGAAGCAttggtttttcttctctgcagctgcctcctgTTTCTGTGGCAGCTTCACAAG GTAATGTTTCAGTAAATCCCAGCACATCTGATGGAGGAACTTTTACGACTGAATCTTCAACAGTGCAGCAAGGAAAAGTTTTCTTCAGCCCCCTCGCTCCAAGTGCAGTCGTTTATACGGTTCCCAATTCAGGCCAGGCAGTAGGCTCTGTCAAGCAAGAAGGACTGGAAAGAAGCCTTGTGTTTTCTCAGTTGATGCCAGTCAGTCAGAACACACAACTAAATGTAAACATGTCTTCTGAAAATATATCCAGCGGAGGACTCCAGTCCCTGGCCTCCTCGTTAGTGAATGTAACACCCTCACATAATTTTTGCCTCACACCAACTCTTTTAAATGCTGCAGAACTGAACTCTGGTATCTCGGAGAGCCAGTCTATGTCATCACCTGTGACCAGTACCTCTACCGTGATATCTATCAGCAACACTAACTATGCAACCCTTCAGAACTGCTCCCTCATTACCAGTCAAGATCTGTTGTCCATTTCTACAGCACAGCCCGCGCTTGGAGAAATAATTTCTACAAGTGGAGACCGTGTTAGCCACCCCTCTGCACAAGTACATCAAGATTTTGTCAGAGAGCACAGGTTAGTTCTGCAAGCCGTACCTGACGTCAAAGAGAATTTCTTACCTAATTCTGAGAGTAAGTCAACTGGCAATTTAATGATGCTGGATTCGAAATCCAAGTATGTTATGAGTAACATGGTTGACACGGTTTGTGAAGAACTGGAAACGGACAAAAAAGAACTTGCCAAACTGCAGACAGTTCAGATGGATGAAGATATGCAAgacttgtaa